A single window of Salvia splendens isolate huo1 chromosome 8, SspV2, whole genome shotgun sequence DNA harbors:
- the LOC121743302 gene encoding uncharacterized protein LOC121743302 isoform X3 codes for MRPLWGPPKKKKSKSPMNLLAIAVGIKQKKNVNKIVKKFQLTDFAIMLFHYDGNVDGWKDLEWSSGAVHVSAVNQTKWWFAKRFLHPDIVAAYDYIFLWDEDLGVEHFHVGRYLSIIKEEGLLISQPAIDADKSEVHYTLTARKMNSTLHRRAVNLHGPGHKCFENSMDPPCTGFVEMMAPVFSRESWRCAWHMIQNDLVHAWGLDFLLGYCAQGNRTENIGVVDSEYLIHSGVPSLGGSGDGKTNAEIDRLASMTTTVDGFDGRTSVRIASYIELNKFKNRWGNAVREDECWVDPFHQPP; via the exons ATGAGGCCACTTTGGGGCCCTCCTAAGAAGAAG AAGTCGAAGTCGCCAATGAACTTACTGGCTATTGCAGTTGGGATAAAGCAAaagaaaaatgtaaataaaattgTAAAGAAG TTCCAGCTCACTGATTTTGCCATCATGCTTTTTCATTATGATGGCAATGTGGATGGATGGAAAGATCTAGAATGGAGTAGTGGTGCCGTACATGTTTCTGCTGTAAACCAAACTAAGTG GTGGTTTGCCAAGCGGTTCTTACATCCTGATATTGTGGCAGCATACGACTATATTTTCCTGTGGGATGAAGATCTTGGTGTCGAACATTTTCACGTTGGAAG ATATCTGTCAATTATTAAAGAAGAGGGACTTCTAATATCGCAGCCTGCAATTGATGCTGACAAATCCGAGGTCCATTACACACTTACAGCAAGAAAAATGAATTCTACATTACACCG GAGGGCTGTTAATTTACATGGCCCAGGACATAAGTGTTTTGAGAACAGTATGGACCCTCCGTGCACGGG GTTCGTGGAGATGATGGCTCCTGTGTTCTCAAGAGAATCGTGGCGTTGTGCTTGGCACATGATTCAG AATGACCTTGTTCATGCATGGGGCTTGGATTTTTTGCTGGGGTACTGTGCACAG GGAAATAGAACCGAAAATATTGGTGTTGTCGACTCTGAGTATTTAATCCACTCGGGTGTTCCTTCCCTTGGAGGTTCAGGAGATGGAAAG ACGAATGCTGAAATTGATCGGCTAGCTTCCATGACAACCACAGTGGATGGATTTGATGGTAGAACTTCT GTGAGAATAGCATCGTATATCGAGCTAAATAAGTTCAAAAATAGGTGGGGGAATGCTGTGAGAGAAGATGAGTGTTGGGTAGATCCATTCCATCAACCCCCTTAA
- the LOC121743302 gene encoding uncharacterized protein LOC121743302 isoform X1 — MATHKTIEPKRKQSFVCSWVPSLIFLSTVFFIGSALLLTDYKESLLGCSQHPIKVTKSKICEKECIPDGTETLPRGIVTRTSDLEMRPLWGPPKKKKSKSPMNLLAIAVGIKQKKNVNKIVKKFQLTDFAIMLFHYDGNVDGWKDLEWSSGAVHVSAVNQTKWWFAKRFLHPDIVAAYDYIFLWDEDLGVEHFHVGRYLSIIKEEGLLISQPAIDADKSEVHYTLTARKMNSTLHRRAVNLHGPGHKCFENSMDPPCTGFVEMMAPVFSRESWRCAWHMIQNDLVHAWGLDFLLGYCAQGNRTENIGVVDSEYLIHSGVPSLGGSGDGKTNAEIDRLASMTTTVDGFDGRTSVRIASYIELNKFKNRWGNAVREDECWVDPFHQPP, encoded by the exons ATGGCAACTCATAAAACGATTGAACCCAAAAGGAAGCAATCCTTTGTATGCAGCTGGGTTCCATCACTAATTTTTCTTTCAACGGTTTTCTTCATAGGGAGTGCTCTGTTACTTACTGATTATAAAGAG AGTTTGTTGGGATGCAGTCAGCATCCAATAAAGGTGACAAAATCCAAGATTTGTGAG AAAGAGTGCATTCCTGATGGAACTGAGACACTACCAAGAGGTATCGTCACAAGAACTTCTGATCTGGAGATGAGGCCACTTTGGGGCCCTCCTAAGAAGAAG AAGTCGAAGTCGCCAATGAACTTACTGGCTATTGCAGTTGGGATAAAGCAAaagaaaaatgtaaataaaattgTAAAGAAG TTCCAGCTCACTGATTTTGCCATCATGCTTTTTCATTATGATGGCAATGTGGATGGATGGAAAGATCTAGAATGGAGTAGTGGTGCCGTACATGTTTCTGCTGTAAACCAAACTAAGTG GTGGTTTGCCAAGCGGTTCTTACATCCTGATATTGTGGCAGCATACGACTATATTTTCCTGTGGGATGAAGATCTTGGTGTCGAACATTTTCACGTTGGAAG ATATCTGTCAATTATTAAAGAAGAGGGACTTCTAATATCGCAGCCTGCAATTGATGCTGACAAATCCGAGGTCCATTACACACTTACAGCAAGAAAAATGAATTCTACATTACACCG GAGGGCTGTTAATTTACATGGCCCAGGACATAAGTGTTTTGAGAACAGTATGGACCCTCCGTGCACGGG GTTCGTGGAGATGATGGCTCCTGTGTTCTCAAGAGAATCGTGGCGTTGTGCTTGGCACATGATTCAG AATGACCTTGTTCATGCATGGGGCTTGGATTTTTTGCTGGGGTACTGTGCACAG GGAAATAGAACCGAAAATATTGGTGTTGTCGACTCTGAGTATTTAATCCACTCGGGTGTTCCTTCCCTTGGAGGTTCAGGAGATGGAAAG ACGAATGCTGAAATTGATCGGCTAGCTTCCATGACAACCACAGTGGATGGATTTGATGGTAGAACTTCT GTGAGAATAGCATCGTATATCGAGCTAAATAAGTTCAAAAATAGGTGGGGGAATGCTGTGAGAGAAGATGAGTGTTGGGTAGATCCATTCCATCAACCCCCTTAA
- the LOC121743302 gene encoding uncharacterized protein LOC121743302 isoform X2: protein MATHKTIEPKRKQSFVCSWVPSLIFLSTVFFIGSALLLTDYKESLLGCSQHPIKVTKSKICEKECIPDGTETLPRGIVTRTSDLEMRPLWGPPKKKKSKSPMNLLAIAVGIKQKKNVNKIVKKFQLTDFAIMLFHYDGNVDGWKDLEWSSGAVHVSAVNQTKWWFAKRFLHPDIVAAYDYIFLWDEDLGVEHFHVGRYLSIIKEEGLLISQPAIDADKSEVHYTLTARKMNSTLHRRAVNLHGPGHKCFENSMDPPCTGFVEMMAPVFSRESWRCAWHMIQNDLVHAWGLDFLLGYCAQVCNFFELVLWNSCSC, encoded by the exons ATGGCAACTCATAAAACGATTGAACCCAAAAGGAAGCAATCCTTTGTATGCAGCTGGGTTCCATCACTAATTTTTCTTTCAACGGTTTTCTTCATAGGGAGTGCTCTGTTACTTACTGATTATAAAGAG AGTTTGTTGGGATGCAGTCAGCATCCAATAAAGGTGACAAAATCCAAGATTTGTGAG AAAGAGTGCATTCCTGATGGAACTGAGACACTACCAAGAGGTATCGTCACAAGAACTTCTGATCTGGAGATGAGGCCACTTTGGGGCCCTCCTAAGAAGAAG AAGTCGAAGTCGCCAATGAACTTACTGGCTATTGCAGTTGGGATAAAGCAAaagaaaaatgtaaataaaattgTAAAGAAG TTCCAGCTCACTGATTTTGCCATCATGCTTTTTCATTATGATGGCAATGTGGATGGATGGAAAGATCTAGAATGGAGTAGTGGTGCCGTACATGTTTCTGCTGTAAACCAAACTAAGTG GTGGTTTGCCAAGCGGTTCTTACATCCTGATATTGTGGCAGCATACGACTATATTTTCCTGTGGGATGAAGATCTTGGTGTCGAACATTTTCACGTTGGAAG ATATCTGTCAATTATTAAAGAAGAGGGACTTCTAATATCGCAGCCTGCAATTGATGCTGACAAATCCGAGGTCCATTACACACTTACAGCAAGAAAAATGAATTCTACATTACACCG GAGGGCTGTTAATTTACATGGCCCAGGACATAAGTGTTTTGAGAACAGTATGGACCCTCCGTGCACGGG GTTCGTGGAGATGATGGCTCCTGTGTTCTCAAGAGAATCGTGGCGTTGTGCTTGGCACATGATTCAG AATGACCTTGTTCATGCATGGGGCTTGGATTTTTTGCTGGGGTACTGTGCACAGGTTTGCAATTTCTTCGAGTTAGTGCTATGGAATTCATGTTCTTGCTGA